The proteins below come from a single Elusimicrobiales bacterium genomic window:
- a CDS encoding ATP-binding cassette domain-containing protein: protein MPLEINGLSFRHCGARDFALRGVDLRIPAGECAFVRGENGSGKTTLVAAVSGISPAFGGGEISGLLDICGARPASVLQNIDAQMLHETAGGEMEFYARYGAPGPVSVNEAARAMGVEKLLERQTHTLSSGEMQRAAISCALFCSDGKLLVLDEPASCLDAAGQRLLAERICALKSGGASVLVTGHGAGALADCADAVYELSGGALRRAGFAPQEEAAAPAARPGGVLLRAENVCAESEAHEIMLAPSRLEMREGEVAGITGANGSGKSSLAKLLAGWIAPKAGYIEFEGKRADCSCLRRQSRLLGQNPYHGLLCATAAENLEQARRRALRPGFDAARAVEILEAGPLLPRDVNRLSFGQAQRVALLCALAYNPRVLILDEFTACLDARGIAQSARLLREYAAAGGAAAVVSHLESHLAPLCGRILAMKDIYAPG from the coding sequence ATGCCGCTTGAAATAAACGGGCTTAGTTTCCGCCACTGCGGGGCGCGGGATTTCGCGCTGCGCGGCGTTGATTTGCGCATCCCCGCCGGGGAATGCGCCTTCGTGCGCGGCGAAAACGGCTCCGGCAAGACCACTCTTGTGGCGGCGGTGTCGGGCATTTCTCCGGCTTTCGGCGGGGGGGAGATATCCGGTTTGCTTGATATTTGCGGCGCAAGGCCCGCCTCCGTGCTGCAAAATATAGACGCCCAGATGCTGCACGAGACCGCCGGCGGCGAAATGGAATTCTACGCGCGCTACGGCGCGCCGGGGCCGGTTTCGGTTAATGAAGCGGCGCGCGCCATGGGCGTTGAAAAGCTGCTGGAACGGCAGACTCACACACTTTCTTCAGGCGAGATGCAGCGCGCCGCCATCTCCTGCGCGCTTTTCTGCTCCGACGGGAAACTGCTGGTGCTGGACGAACCGGCCTCCTGCCTGGACGCCGCCGGGCAGCGCCTGCTGGCGGAGAGGATTTGCGCGCTTAAATCCGGGGGCGCCTCGGTGCTGGTTACCGGCCACGGCGCGGGCGCGCTGGCGGACTGCGCGGACGCGGTTTACGAGCTAAGCGGCGGCGCGCTGCGCCGCGCGGGCTTTGCGCCGCAGGAGGAGGCCGCCGCTCCGGCGGCCCGTCCGGGCGGGGTTTTGCTGCGGGCGGAAAATGTCTGCGCCGAAAGCGAGGCGCACGAGATTATGCTGGCCCCCTCGCGGCTGGAGATGCGGGAGGGCGAAGTCGCCGGGATAACCGGAGCCAACGGCTCCGGCAAGTCCAGCCTGGCCAAGCTGCTGGCCGGCTGGATTGCGCCGAAAGCCGGATATATTGAATTTGAGGGAAAGCGCGCGGATTGCTCCTGCCTGCGCCGCCAGTCCCGGCTGCTGGGGCAGAACCCGTATCACGGGCTTTTGTGCGCCACCGCCGCCGAGAATCTTGAGCAGGCGCGCCGCCGCGCGCTGCGCCCGGGTTTTGACGCCGCGCGCGCGGTTGAAATACTGGAGGCAGGTCCCCTGCTGCCGCGCGACGTAAACCGTCTCAGCTTCGGACAGGCGCAGCGCGTGGCGCTGCTGTGCGCGCTGGCGTATAACCCGCGCGTTCTTATTCTGGACGAGTTTACCGCCTGCCTGGACGCGCGGGGAATAGCGCAGTCCGCGCGGCTGCTGCGCGAATACGCCGCCGCCGGCGGCGCGGCGGCGGTGGTGTCGCATCTGGAAAGCCATCTGGCGCCGTTGTGCGGGCGGATTTTGGCAATGAAGGATATTTATGCGCCGGGCTGA
- a CDS encoding RES family NAD+ phosphorylase: MAKHFRAKPILLDCFHAVDVYRTAAIRDKCLRYHSELYNALAIERDKISDCLKKALLEAAIGPFKFSGWQRLVKYRYSDNPLSPEGSLLEPGGRFNIPDINPLRFPRFPALYIAEDRKTALGEALGGEGDGAMSALDCALVKRESIAVISLEGELDSVIDLNKAERLEPFLRLIAGISLPAEKEKLLADMGKAAEIEPMQLVRTMDELANALFAGEWRRMPMLYDIPAQCQVFGQLVFNAGIDGIVYPSRVSPGNCIAIYPRNLIPGSYVQLSGAVPASLKITRLDRVSWPAMRGTLDY; this comes from the coding sequence ATGGCAAAGCATTTTCGCGCGAAACCAATACTGCTGGATTGTTTTCATGCGGTGGATGTTTATCGGACTGCGGCAATAAGGGATAAATGTCTTCGGTATCACAGTGAGCTATATAATGCTCTCGCTATTGAGCGGGATAAGATATCGGATTGTCTGAAAAAAGCGCTGCTGGAAGCTGCAATCGGTCCGTTCAAATTTTCCGGCTGGCAGCGGCTTGTCAAATACAGGTATTCGGACAATCCGCTGTCTCCCGAAGGAAGCTTGCTGGAACCGGGAGGGAGGTTTAACATCCCGGATATCAACCCGTTGCGGTTTCCCAGATTTCCGGCGCTCTATATAGCCGAAGACCGGAAGACCGCTTTAGGTGAAGCGTTAGGCGGCGAAGGCGACGGCGCAATGTCCGCGCTGGATTGCGCGCTTGTCAAAAGAGAATCAATAGCCGTTATCTCGCTGGAAGGAGAGTTGGATTCCGTCATAGATTTGAACAAGGCCGAACGGCTGGAACCTTTTTTAAGGCTTATTGCGGGAATTTCCCTGCCCGCAGAAAAGGAGAAGTTGCTGGCGGACATGGGCAAAGCCGCCGAAATTGAACCAATGCAGCTTGTGCGCACAATGGATGAATTGGCAAATGCGCTGTTTGCCGGGGAATGGCGCAGAATGCCCATGCTCTATGATATTCCGGCGCAATGCCAGGTATTCGGACAGCTTGTTTTTAACGCAGGTATTGATGGGATAGTTTATCCGTCAAGAGTGTCTCCCGGCAATTGCATCGCCATATATCCGAGAAATTTGATTCCTGGTTCGTATGTGCAATTGTCCGGGGCTGTTCCTGCAAGTCTGAAAATTACTAGATTAGATAGGGTGAGTTGGCCGGCTATGCGCGGAACTCTTGATTACTGA
- a CDS encoding KpsF/GutQ family sugar-phosphate isomerase: MAKPKNSPQSVTALARADMLAESRAVASAARALDGAVFSRAVRILRGALGRVAVTGLGKSGLIGRKIAATLSSTGTSAVFVHPVECLHGDLGMISEGDVLLALSSSGETDEVCKLAALLKSRGVKVAALTAGANSRLARISDAGIALKISGEACPHNITPTSSTTAMLAAGDALALALMRLSGFGREDFARLHPGGSLGKMLSLRVRDLMRTGAANPVMLQTKTVADALPLMTETRLGAVSVVDSKGRLAGFFTDGDLRRGLQKDTALLSRKLADVMTRKPAFVTADTPAIEAARLLSGKKIDNIPVLDGRGRPAGVLDEQDLIDVLPLVRDEQ; encoded by the coding sequence ATGGCTAAACCCAAAAACTCCCCCCAATCCGTAACAGCCTTAGCGCGCGCCGACATGCTGGCCGAATCCCGCGCTGTGGCATCGGCTGCGCGCGCCCTTGACGGCGCGGTTTTTTCCCGGGCGGTAAGAATTCTGCGCGGCGCGCTGGGCCGGGTGGCGGTAACGGGGCTTGGCAAATCGGGCCTTATAGGCCGCAAAATAGCCGCCACGTTGTCTTCTACCGGAACCTCGGCGGTGTTTGTGCATCCGGTGGAATGCCTGCACGGCGACCTAGGCATGATTTCCGAGGGAGACGTTTTGCTGGCCCTGTCCTCCTCCGGCGAGACTGACGAGGTTTGCAAGCTGGCCGCGCTTTTGAAATCGCGCGGCGTGAAAGTGGCCGCCCTCACCGCAGGCGCCAATTCCCGGCTTGCCCGGATTTCCGACGCCGGCATCGCCCTTAAAATTTCAGGCGAGGCCTGCCCCCACAACATAACCCCCACTTCCTCCACCACCGCCATGCTGGCCGCTGGCGACGCGCTGGCGCTGGCGCTTATGCGGCTGTCGGGCTTTGGCAGGGAGGATTTTGCCAGGCTGCATCCGGGCGGCAGTTTGGGAAAAATGCTTTCACTGAGAGTCAGGGATTTGATGCGCACCGGCGCGGCAAATCCCGTCATGCTCCAGACAAAAACCGTGGCCGACGCCCTGCCGCTTATGACGGAAACCCGGCTTGGCGCGGTGTCGGTCGTGGATTCAAAAGGCCGGCTGGCCGGCTTTTTCACTGACGGGGATTTGCGGCGCGGCTTGCAAAAAGACACTGCGCTGCTTTCCCGCAAACTGGCGGATGTGATGACCAGAAAGCCCGCCTTTGTAACCGCCGATACTCCCGCCATAGAGGCGGCGAGGCTGCTGTCCGGCAAAAAAATAGACAATATCCCCGTGCTGGACGGGCGCGGCAGGCCCGCCGGCGTTCTGGACGAGCAGGACCTTATAGATGTGCTGCCGCTGGTCCGCGATGAGCAGTAA
- the lptC gene encoding LPS export ABC transporter periplasmic protein LptC: MSSKPPFLLALALCLSGCGYYGADGGGARAVPVHKMQKLKMYEIAGSSRPWTLDAKSAELKDGEDTVRMEEPLAVYAHGASTSTVKSRQGRFNMEDSTAVFSKNAIAFTDGGRIKLETEELKYSPKSDRAWSDVKVDITRVKDGSTTTVSAQKGFYNLARKDGALSGNVVAHELRDNVTLETEQLNYSEKNALMWSDKPVKMTEIRENSPTVVTASSGSYDLNGRTAVFSGDVVALEQKDNVELYTDRLVYNHQTALLSSESPVRMKTVRDNSVSTVTARKGSYDAAGRSAVFTGNVVARSEKDKTMLETEKLFYSAKRALIYTDEAVRLTGDSTVVRGRGFEAKPDLSEISVMNQETELPKK; this comes from the coding sequence ATGAGCAGTAAACCCCCGTTTTTGCTGGCCCTGGCGCTCTGCCTTTCCGGCTGCGGCTATTACGGCGCGGACGGCGGCGGCGCGCGCGCGGTTCCGGTGCATAAAATGCAGAAGCTGAAAATGTACGAGATTGCGGGCAGCTCCCGCCCCTGGACGCTGGATGCCAAATCCGCCGAGCTTAAAGACGGCGAGGATACTGTCCGGATGGAGGAGCCGTTGGCGGTTTACGCGCACGGCGCTTCCACGTCTACGGTTAAATCGCGGCAGGGACGTTTCAACATGGAGGACAGCACCGCGGTTTTCAGCAAGAATGCGATAGCCTTCACCGACGGCGGGCGCATAAAGCTTGAAACCGAGGAACTGAAGTATTCCCCCAAAAGCGACAGGGCGTGGAGCGATGTTAAAGTTGATATAACCCGCGTCAAAGACGGCTCCACCACCACGGTTTCCGCGCAAAAGGGTTTTTACAATCTGGCGCGGAAAGACGGCGCGCTGTCGGGCAATGTGGTGGCACATGAGTTGCGGGATAATGTTACGTTGGAGACGGAACAGCTCAATTACTCGGAGAAAAACGCGCTGATGTGGTCCGACAAGCCGGTGAAAATGACCGAAATCCGGGAGAACTCCCCTACGGTGGTTACAGCCTCCAGCGGCAGCTACGATTTGAACGGCAGGACGGCGGTTTTCAGCGGCGATGTCGTCGCGCTGGAGCAGAAGGACAATGTGGAGCTTTACACCGACAGGCTGGTATACAATCATCAGACTGCGCTGCTGTCGTCGGAGTCGCCGGTCAGAATGAAAACCGTCAGGGATAATTCGGTTTCCACCGTTACCGCGCGCAAGGGCAGTTACGATGCGGCGGGGCGTTCGGCTGTTTTCACCGGCAATGTGGTGGCGCGCTCGGAAAAGGACAAAACCATGCTGGAGACCGAGAAATTGTTTTATTCCGCAAAGCGCGCGCTTATATATACCGACGAGGCGGTCCGGCTGACGGGCGATAGCACGGTGGTCCGCGGCAGGGGCTTTGAGGCCAAACCCGACCTGTCGGAAATATCGGTTATGAATCAGGAAACGGAGCTGCCTAAAAAATGA
- a CDS encoding DUF262 domain-containing protein, whose translation MQNNNVIAHKTTTMRIVDLRNQYENGHLNLNPGFQRQSVWNERDRAKLIDSILRNYPLPAIFLYKREENGKLVFDVIDGKQRLESMFMFMGNMRGRFQVSTHLPDASSAEYVGWNTLKRRKLQYLLEGYEIPVIEVDGDIGDIISVFVRINSTGKALTPQEKRHARYYRSELLKEASRMARRFEDYFRDHDIFSHGQLCRMKHIEFMCELMLSLVTGDVLNKKTALDRVMETPSMGRKDVMKASRMSVSALRHIKHMFPKLKTTRMRQVSDFYSLAVLIGKFEQEKLVLTDRKRNRLAWDILQAFSVQVDEVRELQRKAKGARTDQEIYRDYLLTVSQMTDDISQRRKREQILRNLLQSLFARKDSQRGFTAEQRRILWNTASDRKCSYPGCCKKLTWDDFTVDHISPYSKGGQTQLKNAALMCRAHNSSKGNRRVA comes from the coding sequence ATGCAGAATAACAATGTCATCGCGCATAAAACTACAACCATGCGCATTGTAGATTTGCGTAATCAGTATGAGAATGGCCATTTGAATCTTAACCCGGGGTTTCAAAGACAGTCCGTTTGGAATGAGCGTGACAGGGCTAAGCTGATTGACAGCATTTTGCGCAATTATCCATTGCCAGCCATATTCCTCTATAAGCGGGAGGAAAACGGCAAGTTGGTTTTTGATGTTATTGACGGCAAGCAGCGGCTGGAATCCATGTTTATGTTCATGGGAAATATGCGCGGCAGGTTTCAGGTATCCACGCATTTACCTGATGCGAGTTCGGCAGAGTATGTTGGCTGGAATACGTTAAAACGTCGGAAATTGCAGTATTTGCTTGAGGGATACGAAATACCTGTTATTGAGGTTGATGGCGATATAGGCGATATTATCAGCGTGTTTGTGCGAATTAACTCCACAGGAAAAGCGCTTACGCCTCAAGAAAAGAGACACGCTCGTTATTACAGAAGCGAATTGCTCAAAGAAGCTTCGCGCATGGCGCGCCGTTTTGAGGACTACTTCAGAGATCATGATATTTTCAGCCATGGACAGTTGTGCCGCATGAAGCATATTGAGTTTATGTGTGAACTCATGCTTTCGCTGGTTACCGGTGATGTTTTGAACAAGAAAACCGCATTGGATCGTGTGATGGAAACACCATCCATGGGACGAAAAGATGTGATGAAAGCGTCGCGTATGTCGGTTTCCGCGCTTAGGCATATCAAACACATGTTCCCCAAGCTGAAAACGACGAGGATGCGGCAAGTGTCTGATTTCTACAGTTTGGCAGTTCTTATCGGGAAATTTGAGCAGGAGAAATTGGTTCTGACCGATAGGAAACGAAACAGACTGGCGTGGGACATTTTGCAGGCGTTTTCCGTACAGGTGGATGAGGTGCGGGAATTGCAGCGCAAAGCCAAGGGCGCAAGAACGGACCAGGAAATTTACCGGGACTATCTGCTGACGGTTTCACAAATGACCGATGATATAAGCCAGCGGCGGAAGCGGGAGCAGATATTGCGGAATCTTTTGCAAAGCCTTTTTGCGCGGAAAGATTCTCAGCGGGGATTTACAGCGGAACAGAGAAGAATATTATGGAATACAGCTTCGGACAGAAAATGCTCTTATCCCGGCTGTTGTAAAAAACTGACATGGGATGATTTCACGGTGGATCATATAAGCCCTTACAGCAAAGGCGGGCAAACTCAACTGAAAAATGCCGCGCTGATGTGTCGCGCGCATAATTCATCAAAGGGGAATCGGAGAGTTGCCTGA
- the lptB gene encoding LPS export ABC transporter ATP-binding protein, which translates to MELRARSIEKNYKDRKVVKGIDIYVRTGEICGLLGPNGAGKTTTFYMLVGFIKPDGGNVFIDDRDISALPMYERARLGIGYLAQEPTIFRGLSVEDNLLAVLERIMPSKAQRLKRVQSLLEEFGLWRLRKQQAWTLSGGEKRRLEVARAMINDPHIMLLDEPFVGIDPITVSDLKRIIFQLRDKGLGVLITDHNVRETLDLTERAYLIHDGKILTEGSRDVLLNDPGARKFYLGEDFKM; encoded by the coding sequence ATGGAGCTTCGCGCTCGTTCTATTGAGAAAAACTACAAGGACCGCAAGGTTGTAAAAGGCATAGACATTTACGTCCGCACCGGCGAGATATGCGGGCTGCTGGGGCCCAACGGCGCGGGGAAAACCACCACTTTCTACATGCTGGTCGGTTTTATCAAGCCGGACGGCGGCAATGTGTTCATAGACGACAGGGATATCTCCGCCCTGCCGATGTACGAGCGCGCGCGGCTGGGCATAGGCTACCTCGCCCAGGAGCCGACCATTTTCCGTGGGCTTTCGGTGGAGGACAACCTGCTTGCCGTGCTGGAACGCATAATGCCCTCCAAAGCGCAGCGGCTGAAAAGGGTGCAGAGCCTGCTTGAGGAATTCGGCCTGTGGCGGCTGCGCAAACAGCAGGCCTGGACCCTTTCCGGCGGAGAAAAGCGCAGGCTGGAAGTGGCGCGCGCCATGATAAACGACCCGCATATCATGCTGCTGGACGAGCCTTTCGTGGGCATAGACCCCATAACGGTAAGCGACCTCAAGCGCATAATTTTCCAGTTGCGCGACAAGGGCCTGGGCGTGCTTATCACCGACCATAACGTGCGCGAGACGCTGGACCTGACCGAGCGCGCCTATCTTATACACGACGGCAAAATCCTCACCGAAGGCTCGCGCGACGTGCTGCTCAACGACCCCGGCGCGCGCAAATTCTACCTCGGCGAAGATTTCAAGATGTGA
- a CDS encoding CTP synthase, translating to MGKFIFVTGGVVSSLGKGICGASIGKLLQLNGLSVTMVKCDPYINVDAGTMNPFQHGEVYVTDDGAETDLDLGYYERFLENPMTRANNVTAGNVYRAVIEKERRGEYLGSTVQVIPHVTNEIKSRFSALSGNFDVTIVEIGGTVGDIESLPFLEAARQMRMDCGPGNVMYVHVTLVPYIPASDELKTKPTQHSVNKLREIGIDPNMIICRANKPLDADIKSKIALFCSVPKEAVVEAPDVPSIYKVPELLHSQGVNEQVLMLLGIRAKRHDFGKWDAFISRMDKLEKTVNIAVAGKYVKLKDSYKSIGEALLHGALANNAKIKIDYVDVEDADAAPRLRAADGILVPGGFGDRGVEGKIKAITIAREMKKPFLGICLGMQCAVIESARNLAGCKNAHSTEFDPKTLYPVIDLLPEQKGVQTKGGNMRLGAYTTVLAEGSLCAKAYKSLEISERHRHRYEFNPKYVKTLEKAGLKVTGWYKDRKLPEVVELQGHPWFVGVQSHPEFKSRPTKPHPLFAAFIEAALKSADKKHHPAPEHAAA from the coding sequence ATGGGAAAATTCATATTTGTGACGGGCGGGGTGGTAAGCTCGCTGGGAAAAGGGATATGCGGCGCGTCAATCGGGAAGCTGCTTCAGCTTAACGGATTGTCCGTAACGATGGTCAAATGCGACCCGTATATCAATGTGGACGCCGGCACCATGAACCCCTTCCAGCACGGCGAGGTTTATGTAACCGACGACGGCGCCGAAACCGACCTGGACCTGGGCTATTACGAGCGTTTCCTGGAAAACCCCATGACCCGCGCCAACAATGTTACCGCCGGAAACGTCTACCGCGCCGTGATAGAAAAAGAGCGCCGGGGCGAATACCTCGGCTCCACCGTGCAGGTGATTCCGCACGTGACCAACGAAATCAAGTCGCGCTTTTCCGCGCTTTCGGGCAATTTTGACGTGACCATAGTTGAAATCGGCGGCACCGTCGGCGATATTGAAAGCCTTCCCTTTCTTGAGGCCGCCCGCCAAATGCGCATGGACTGCGGCCCCGGAAACGTGATGTATGTGCATGTAACGCTGGTCCCCTATATCCCCGCCTCCGACGAGCTGAAGACAAAACCGACCCAGCATTCCGTCAATAAATTGCGCGAAATCGGCATAGACCCCAACATGATAATCTGCCGCGCCAACAAGCCGCTGGACGCCGACATCAAATCCAAAATCGCGCTTTTCTGCAGCGTGCCCAAAGAGGCGGTGGTGGAAGCGCCGGACGTGCCCTCCATTTATAAAGTGCCGGAGCTGCTGCATTCGCAGGGCGTCAACGAGCAGGTGCTCATGCTGCTCGGCATACGCGCCAAGCGGCACGATTTCGGCAAATGGGACGCTTTCATCAGCCGCATGGACAAGCTGGAGAAAACCGTCAATATCGCGGTGGCCGGGAAATATGTAAAGCTCAAAGACTCCTATAAGTCCATCGGCGAGGCGCTGCTGCACGGCGCGCTGGCCAACAACGCCAAAATCAAGATTGATTATGTGGATGTGGAGGATGCCGACGCCGCCCCGCGTCTGCGCGCCGCCGACGGGATTTTGGTCCCCGGCGGTTTCGGCGACAGGGGGGTGGAAGGCAAAATAAAAGCCATCACCATCGCGCGCGAGATGAAAAAGCCGTTCCTCGGAATCTGCCTCGGTATGCAGTGCGCCGTCATTGAATCGGCAAGGAACCTGGCCGGCTGCAAGAATGCGCATTCAACAGAGTTTGACCCCAAAACGCTCTATCCCGTTATAGACCTGCTGCCGGAGCAGAAAGGCGTCCAGACCAAAGGCGGCAACATGCGGCTCGGCGCATATACCACCGTGCTGGCCGAGGGCAGTCTCTGCGCCAAAGCCTACAAATCGCTTGAAATCAGCGAGCGTCACCGCCACCGCTACGAGTTCAACCCGAAATACGTCAAAACGCTTGAAAAGGCCGGTCTTAAAGTTACCGGCTGGTACAAGGACCGCAAGCTGCCGGAAGTCGTTGAATTGCAGGGCCATCCGTGGTTTGTGGGCGTGCAGTCCCACCCGGAATTCAAGTCGCGCCCGACAAAACCGCACCCGCTGTTTGCCGCTTTCATAGAGGCCGCGCTTAAATCCGCCGACAAAAAGCACCACCCCGCCCCGGAGCACGCCGCGGCATGA
- the kdsA gene encoding 3-deoxy-8-phosphooctulonate synthase, translating to MTANIRQTKVKIGGAEFCNAGPLAFIAGPCVIESEQGYLSAAKKLAEIFRAARRSFVLKASFDKANRTSVKSFRGPGMARGLEILAKAKKLTGAPLLVDVHEPPQAVEIAKVADILQIPAFLCRQTDLVLACARTGKAVNVKKGQFLAPWDMGNIAAKIESAGNRNIMFTERGTSFGYGRLVVDMSGLEVMKRTGYPVIFDATHSVQQPGALGSATGGDSSLIPALARAAAAVGVAGLFFEAHQDPRRALSDGPNSLSLKDVPKLVRIVCKLDDEVKKT from the coding sequence ATGACTGCAAACATCAGACAAACAAAGGTCAAAATCGGCGGGGCGGAGTTTTGCAATGCCGGGCCGCTGGCTTTTATCGCCGGGCCTTGCGTTATTGAAAGCGAACAGGGCTATCTGTCCGCCGCTAAAAAGCTGGCGGAAATTTTCCGCGCCGCTCGGCGTTCTTTCGTGCTCAAAGCCTCTTTTGACAAGGCCAACCGCACCTCGGTGAAATCGTTCCGGGGGCCCGGCATGGCGCGCGGGCTGGAAATTCTGGCCAAGGCCAAAAAGCTGACCGGCGCGCCGCTGCTGGTGGACGTGCATGAGCCGCCGCAGGCGGTTGAAATCGCCAAAGTGGCCGATATTCTGCAAATCCCTGCCTTCCTGTGCCGCCAGACGGACCTGGTTCTGGCCTGCGCGCGGACGGGGAAAGCCGTCAACGTCAAAAAAGGCCAGTTTCTCGCGCCGTGGGATATGGGTAATATCGCGGCGAAGATAGAATCCGCCGGAAACCGCAATATAATGTTCACCGAGCGCGGGACCAGCTTCGGCTATGGGCGGCTGGTGGTGGACATGTCCGGCCTTGAGGTGATGAAGCGGACCGGCTATCCCGTCATTTTTGACGCGACGCACTCCGTCCAGCAGCCGGGGGCCCTGGGAAGCGCCACGGGGGGGGATTCGTCTTTGATCCCCGCTCTGGCGCGGGCCGCCGCCGCCGTGGGTGTGGCGGGGCTGTTTTTCGAGGCGCATCAGGACCCGCGCAGGGCATTGTCGGACGGACCCAATTCTCTGTCATTGAAAGATGTGCCCAAACTCGTTAGAATCGTATGTAAGCTGGACGACGAGGTCAAAAAAACATGA